In Euphorbia lathyris chromosome 10, ddEupLath1.1, whole genome shotgun sequence, a single genomic region encodes these proteins:
- the LOC136208969 gene encoding arginine--tRNA ligase, cytoplasmic-like isoform X1, whose amino-acid sequence MIGSFLALPLAPVSTPPLLSFNRLSHFQFSLLPSASDLLRETSRRGNFATKAHKLSTMANNEEIGGSTKKQLAKLFETALRITAPSEPDVEPLVAACTAKFGDYQCNNAMSLWAKIKGKKTEFRGPPALGQGIMKNLPPSEVIESCSVAGPGFVNVVLSKTWMAEKIQKMLIDGIDSWAPKLSVKRAVVDFSSPNIAKEMHVGHLRSTIIGDTLARLLEFSKVDVLRRNHVGDWGTQFGMLIEFLFENFPNLEDVNEQAIGDLQAFYKASKQRFDADSEFKERAQKAVVRLQGGDPRYRGAWTQICDISRKEFDRVYQRLGVHLEERGESFYNPHIPGVIKALSDKGLVEESEGARVIFIEGVNIPLIVVKSDGGYNYASTDLTAIWYRLNEEKAEWMIYVTDVGQQQHFDMVFKAAKRAGWLPADDGKYPKASHVGFGLVLGDDGKRFRTRATEVVRLVDLLDEAKTRSKAELVERGKDKEWTEEELEQTAEAIGYGAIKYADLKNNRLTNYTFNYDQMLNDKGNTAVYLLYAHARICSIIRKSGKDMEGLKKTGKLVLGHADERALGLHLLQFAETVEEACTNLLPNVLCEYLYNLSEYFSKFYSNCQVVGSAEETSRLLLCEATAVVMRKCFFLLGIKPVFKI is encoded by the exons ATGATAGGTTCCTTCTTAGCACTTCCACTGGCGCCGGTTTCTACGCCGCCTCTTCTTTCCTTCAATCGTCTTTCTCATTTCCAATTCTCTCTTCTTCCCTCCGCCTCCG ACTTGTTAAGAGAAACGTCTCGGAGGGGCAATTTTGCTACAAAGGCACATAAATTATCGACAATGGCAAAT AATGAGGAGATTGGTGGCAGTACAAAGAAGCAATTAGCTAAACTTTTTGAAACCGCGCTTAGAATAACGGCTCCTAGTGAACCGGATGTTGAACCTCTAGTTGCTGCCTGCACTGCTAAATTCGGCGACTATCAATG tAATAATGCTATGAGCCTTTGGGCAAAgattaaaggaaaaaaaactgAATTCAGGGGTCCTCCAGCGCTGGGACAG GGTATTATGAAAAATCTCCCTCCATCTGAAGTGATAGAATCATGCTCTGTGGCAGGTCCTGGTTTTGTGAATGTTGTTTTGTCAAAAACATGGATGGCTGAG AAAATTCAAAAGATGCTAATTGATGGTATTGactcttgggcacctaaacttTCAGTTAAACGGGCTGTAGTTGACTTTTCGTCTCCCAATATTGCAAAAGAAATGCATGTTGGCCATTTAAGATCTACTATTATTGGTGACACACTTGCACGTCTACTTGAATTCTCGAAGGTTGATGTTCTTCGACGAAATCATGTTGGTGACTGGGGGACACAG TTTGGCATGTTGATTGAATTCCTCTTTGAGAACTTTCCTAACCTTGAGGATGTTAATGAACAAGCTATTGGAGATCTACAG GCATTCTATAAGGCATCGAAACAGAGGTTTGATGCTGATTCTGAATTTAAGGAGAGGGCACAAAAAGCAGTGGTTCGCCTCCAG GGTGGAGACCCCAGGTATCGTGGAGCATGGACACAAATATGTGATATCAGTAGGAAAGAGTTCGATAGGGTTTATCAACGCCTTGGAGTTCATCTTGAGGAGAGG GGAGAAAGCTTTTATAATCCTCACATTCCAGGGGTGATAAAGGCATTAAGTGATAAAGGATTAGTTGAAGAAAGTGAAGGTGCTCGTGTGATCTTTATTGAAGGGGTTAATATACCTCTTATTGTTGTGAAGAGTGATGGTGGTTACAACTATGCTTCAACTGATCTAACTGCTATTTG GTATCGTCTTAATGAGGAGAAAGCAGAGTGGATGATATATGTTACTGAtgttggccagcagcagcactTTGATATGGTATTTAAA GCTGCCAAACGTGCAGGGTGGctcccagctgatgatggtaaaTATCCTAAAGCCAGCCATGTTGGTTTTGGGCTTGTTCTTGGAGATGATGGTAAGCGATTTAGAACTCGGGCCACTGAAGTGGTCCGGTTAGTTGATTTACTGGATGAAGCAAAGACTAGAAGCAAAGCAGAACTTGTTGAACGTG GTAAAGATAAAGAGTGGACAGAAGAAGAGCTTGAGCAGACTGCTGAGGCAATTGGTTATGGTGCTATCAA GTATGCTGACTTGAAGAACAACAGATTGACCAATTATACATTCAACTATGATCAGATGCTTAACGATAAG GGCAACACGGCTGTTTATTTGCTCTATGCGCACGCTAGGATCTGTTCGATCATCAGGAAATCTGGTAAAGACATGGAAGGGTTGAAGAAA ACGGGTAAGTTAGTGCTGGGTCATGCTGATGAGCGTGCGTTGGGGCTTCATTTACTACAGTTTGCTGAG ACTGTTGAGGAAGCCTGCACTAATCTCCTACCGAATGTATTGTGCGAGTATCTATATAACTTGTCCGAATACTtctccaaattttattcaaattgCCAG GTGGTTGGTTCAGCTGAGGAAACGAGCAGACTCTTGCTATGTGAAGCAACGGCTGTGGTAATGAGGAAATGTTTTTTCCTTCTTGGAATCAAACCTGTTTTCAAGAtatga
- the LOC136208969 gene encoding arginine--tRNA ligase, chloroplastic/mitochondrial-like isoform X2 → MANNEEIGGSTKKQLAKLFETALRITAPSEPDVEPLVAACTAKFGDYQCNNAMSLWAKIKGKKTEFRGPPALGQGIMKNLPPSEVIESCSVAGPGFVNVVLSKTWMAEKIQKMLIDGIDSWAPKLSVKRAVVDFSSPNIAKEMHVGHLRSTIIGDTLARLLEFSKVDVLRRNHVGDWGTQFGMLIEFLFENFPNLEDVNEQAIGDLQAFYKASKQRFDADSEFKERAQKAVVRLQGGDPRYRGAWTQICDISRKEFDRVYQRLGVHLEERGESFYNPHIPGVIKALSDKGLVEESEGARVIFIEGVNIPLIVVKSDGGYNYASTDLTAIWYRLNEEKAEWMIYVTDVGQQQHFDMVFKAAKRAGWLPADDGKYPKASHVGFGLVLGDDGKRFRTRATEVVRLVDLLDEAKTRSKAELVERGKDKEWTEEELEQTAEAIGYGAIKYADLKNNRLTNYTFNYDQMLNDKGNTAVYLLYAHARICSIIRKSGKDMEGLKKTGKLVLGHADERALGLHLLQFAETVEEACTNLLPNVLCEYLYNLSEYFSKFYSNCQVVGSAEETSRLLLCEATAVVMRKCFFLLGIKPVFKI, encoded by the exons ATGGCAAAT AATGAGGAGATTGGTGGCAGTACAAAGAAGCAATTAGCTAAACTTTTTGAAACCGCGCTTAGAATAACGGCTCCTAGTGAACCGGATGTTGAACCTCTAGTTGCTGCCTGCACTGCTAAATTCGGCGACTATCAATG tAATAATGCTATGAGCCTTTGGGCAAAgattaaaggaaaaaaaactgAATTCAGGGGTCCTCCAGCGCTGGGACAG GGTATTATGAAAAATCTCCCTCCATCTGAAGTGATAGAATCATGCTCTGTGGCAGGTCCTGGTTTTGTGAATGTTGTTTTGTCAAAAACATGGATGGCTGAG AAAATTCAAAAGATGCTAATTGATGGTATTGactcttgggcacctaaacttTCAGTTAAACGGGCTGTAGTTGACTTTTCGTCTCCCAATATTGCAAAAGAAATGCATGTTGGCCATTTAAGATCTACTATTATTGGTGACACACTTGCACGTCTACTTGAATTCTCGAAGGTTGATGTTCTTCGACGAAATCATGTTGGTGACTGGGGGACACAG TTTGGCATGTTGATTGAATTCCTCTTTGAGAACTTTCCTAACCTTGAGGATGTTAATGAACAAGCTATTGGAGATCTACAG GCATTCTATAAGGCATCGAAACAGAGGTTTGATGCTGATTCTGAATTTAAGGAGAGGGCACAAAAAGCAGTGGTTCGCCTCCAG GGTGGAGACCCCAGGTATCGTGGAGCATGGACACAAATATGTGATATCAGTAGGAAAGAGTTCGATAGGGTTTATCAACGCCTTGGAGTTCATCTTGAGGAGAGG GGAGAAAGCTTTTATAATCCTCACATTCCAGGGGTGATAAAGGCATTAAGTGATAAAGGATTAGTTGAAGAAAGTGAAGGTGCTCGTGTGATCTTTATTGAAGGGGTTAATATACCTCTTATTGTTGTGAAGAGTGATGGTGGTTACAACTATGCTTCAACTGATCTAACTGCTATTTG GTATCGTCTTAATGAGGAGAAAGCAGAGTGGATGATATATGTTACTGAtgttggccagcagcagcactTTGATATGGTATTTAAA GCTGCCAAACGTGCAGGGTGGctcccagctgatgatggtaaaTATCCTAAAGCCAGCCATGTTGGTTTTGGGCTTGTTCTTGGAGATGATGGTAAGCGATTTAGAACTCGGGCCACTGAAGTGGTCCGGTTAGTTGATTTACTGGATGAAGCAAAGACTAGAAGCAAAGCAGAACTTGTTGAACGTG GTAAAGATAAAGAGTGGACAGAAGAAGAGCTTGAGCAGACTGCTGAGGCAATTGGTTATGGTGCTATCAA GTATGCTGACTTGAAGAACAACAGATTGACCAATTATACATTCAACTATGATCAGATGCTTAACGATAAG GGCAACACGGCTGTTTATTTGCTCTATGCGCACGCTAGGATCTGTTCGATCATCAGGAAATCTGGTAAAGACATGGAAGGGTTGAAGAAA ACGGGTAAGTTAGTGCTGGGTCATGCTGATGAGCGTGCGTTGGGGCTTCATTTACTACAGTTTGCTGAG ACTGTTGAGGAAGCCTGCACTAATCTCCTACCGAATGTATTGTGCGAGTATCTATATAACTTGTCCGAATACTtctccaaattttattcaaattgCCAG GTGGTTGGTTCAGCTGAGGAAACGAGCAGACTCTTGCTATGTGAAGCAACGGCTGTGGTAATGAGGAAATGTTTTTTCCTTCTTGGAATCAAACCTGTTTTCAAGAtatga